A window of the Oncorhynchus mykiss isolate Arlee chromosome 15, USDA_OmykA_1.1, whole genome shotgun sequence genome harbors these coding sequences:
- the golgb1 gene encoding golgin subfamily B member 1 isoform X1, with protein MLSRLSQGFTNVLQELSGDEPPDGAPQDMLVPQLPPGDAPGAPEESGPGVEDEPLERLAHLEQLTVHLKEVVRDKDSQLATFEKQLKSERETAEARFTKLKLQAKTKMAALNKQITDLKGQDGAASSPDSSFTSSAPAVEEELQELRKQLSEVSTSAKNLEERLQMSEQALCEKEAIHTEQVRVLQAVVCEKDVRFQEQIQKHEDELLRVTVQSQNDAELQQVQQALRAAQRHCEEQEEAMRSRCQVLEMLQGELNNADQQKQILTAQFRQMEQELAEAGRQREEERQQWAGWSSQAEAELVALRANLEASERDRAAQLASLEASERDRAAQLASLEASERDRSTQMEDLTVKLEWATREREEVTNREVARLEKELAALREEYGEGQRAGEALAELLTGLRSLAGEGAEEDIPVPTDPALCLGTLEAQLERLRVEQRESEERCAQVTHTMETLQEQLDKRTAEGEEAVARIQQLEQQIGMAARESLAQCVTDPAVEDVTDAEKAQILALEQQLLEKDHELAALRESLVLAEERGSNDAFKVISDQILDQRVDTAMAPCDSPTVLPDLLEDTREEDTTLVAEDRSSLSVSADNESSPELIESQSDSPGESKGASSDEMVTSSDSEVAHSSWTLLEAVNQDEGQQSPPILQGFGQLQMQSWEENSSEQETSTVQVESSSVIIRETVQVHLKQQGVTLSDSAPGQVFAQALADEMQNRYSELMAELQRLREAASESQERTQGLEEEIRSLAAAKDEAESQAQRYEEELQSARSEMDTVAQHSGSELERQSMVMHLLEEQLDSLQTEGSSKEQKIQALQADLDEAQRSLSEQEGQARMLSTQLEEGEITSSELEQKLQDMEASLLEFSQARDMAKAVLSERDTEINELQLRITQKEQEMMELSNGLSAKLLQTGEEMFLMSTEVKKLNKQIFELEKAGENEKATGESHVEDSDELTSLRKDKEDLTTQVATIKKRLQAALVQRKELMKKVAEFEKEADQRKGQVGKATEEAPASVPALEKYRKQEDMAIETTLEEFRQDLRSKEEVLEVLEQKISQQDQVLEETLEMTRRLSEGAQQTPEADTSSEITGLQSQVASPESDCETLQKKLQEAQDSHKETIRMAKEKDRHHREQLKQQKEEYNGLLERLEEQVGERDELLTRLSELEELQAQKEVSTEKEVHAELETNAAVEKIEKPAAGDWVQEDWVEFSAPENEAQQQQGDKPITNAEEPSQLLSADIEASLQALKEEVQAEKASCTELEGQLQESQASLSLRESELLVLGKELQALREKESQIEHVYEELEALREKCLQAQTYAEAVKAELEAAAKGAASDSAESTIAVLQTEVEDFKQFLSNKNNEIMELSQQLGEQSSLLQSMQETVYEKDQSIASLQEGLRAEKERSQRLEAEVPQKQEEEKGSEAKILQLQQKLKAALISRKEALKENKSQKEELASTEKVITELQQRMEAREVELEKLRAERERLIEEVDRTLVENQSLGGSCESLKLAMEGMLTEKDFCKREAESAREEAARACREWEDKVHGMKDEYETLLKSYENVSDEAERVRRVLEAARQERKELVARARTHEAAKQEAERQKEEAQKEVDTVKDKMRKFAKTKQQKIMDLEEENERLREMDEKKGIRREDKALKGELERLKEEFEALKADLNATTAQRDSLEQQGVELREQLAQELEKGDILAPDKTPSSDDVVEETIVAQQPSTVMTKTTQEPVKSQPQDIEPHSQAIESEVAPPETPSVEEMVKTEITENTQALIDEKLSKMEEALQSERELRQQREAELTAELASLEQRLQETKEKEQTQREEPVKTDMSESELATIEGKRREMEAALHSEREPWQESEAELKAGLASLEQLLQESKVKEQSLMEESSKREAQLQELHSSLEVEKDDLEECLMNQLAQLNGSIAGYQQDAADSRERLAELQREVERLERERAELEALAESERDRAARLEEDKRQAQRERAEAEAESGKQKELEQQLKSAQRVKEGSQSRAKQLEELLREKQLEVRQMQKDCIQYQERISEMAREGKALQLGSNEVHKELGQAYLERTKVTDALKKAEAELSSCKAQLVETQTEASQAKAERRACEQTALQREAELKAEAEQSLDSVRFRLGAELKQIELRLEESYREKEREEDATREAKELTDTAERQAQQMQARLDESLARLAAFSRCMSSLQDDRDRVLDETRQWESRFNSTLQGKEAEVREGETRSRDLAEKLQKETAQREELQLTVDRLQKADEQWQLKWEQEEKKLRENQAALEQERGELQKSLAQTVTSLADTRAQLASLESEAEGLRHRTQALEEAVGKLQGETNEVRSQLKEREAEGRRLGLSVEQLETDLRSSKTLTESLQTTLCEKERREVELLGEKEQAVTEAAEEARREADARAQEAEKELEERREEVRGLEDRLRKAEEESSHSKARLDAFTKAMGSLQDDRDRVLGMYKQLEEKHLQVMMEKDALIQEAAAENNSLKEELRSLLVQRDDLHAEKAKLSAQLHGYRDDLTQVLTMKESQHKQLLSGQLERITTLEKERAELEAKIKSLEGGEAFVQAVERETLSQAGDSGNRQVRDAPGAEVEKLREQLQAARAQVESLEESLAKEREVQEARQKELKELRWEGGVTRTESETAAERVAELARDLLSMEQRLLEEREVAGQLRAQNQAFGQAMASLQGSRDQALSQAQELSLRLEEMSLVGGQQTPTTGHGGSTAEVWGLKNALSALQNDRERLLEQLQRQHSELTRLGGGELSRLSQELEEEKRRADEMADRMRELDNLRQRENQELEILRLEQVDWQVQAELLKQQTLATLSDRDQQVRQLGAMLEEARATRPKPPEEHHQRQLSHVFEENRHLSSQFQGSSQRLDEAESRCTALQRQLQELHEDNRKGTGEVDSAPGAPQQHSGLSESESLRVDFKDLQRRLDEEQQYRVAVEEQLMAAQDRLKRINQGEWQSAHEGQFSASETAVLIEPPGGSVTRIRGSNRPGLMRMLRVSFCSRQRTPLLVSLYLLTVHVLLLLCLGGYV; from the exons ATGCTCAGCCGGCTGTCCCAGGGCTTTACCAACGTCCTGCAGGAGCTGTCTGGGGACGAGCCCCCCGATGGAGCCCCTCAG GATATGTTGGTCCCCCAACTCCCCCCTGGAGATGCCCCCGGAGCCCCTGAGGAGTCTGGGCCTGGGGTGGAGGATGAGCCCCTGGAAAGGCTGGCCCATCTGGAGCAGCTGACAGTGCATCTCAAGGAGGTGGTCAGAGATAAGGACAGCCAGCTGGCCACCTTCGAAAAGCAGCTCAAG AGCGAAAGGGAGACAGCGGAGGCACGCTTCACTAAACTAAAGCTGCAGGCCAAAACCAAGATGGCTGCTCTGAACAAACAAATTACTGACCTCAAAGGGCAGGACGGAGCAGCA AGCTCTCCAGACAGCTCCTTCACCAGCTCAGCTCCTGCTGTGGAGGAGGAACTCCAGGAGCTGAGGAAGCAGCTCAGTGAGGTCTCGACCTCGGCGAAGAACCTCGAGGAGCGTCTCCAGATGTCCGAACAGGCCCTGTGTGAAAAGGAAGCCATACACACGGAGCAG GTTCGTGTGCTTCAGGCAGTTGTCTGTGAAAAGGACGTGCGTTTCCAGGAGCAGATCCAGAAGCATGAGGACGAGCTGCTGAGGGTCACAGTGCAGAGCCAGAACGACGCTGAGCTGCAGCAGGTACAGCAG GCTCTACGTGCAGCCCAGCGACATTGTGAGGAGCAGGAGGAAGCCATGCGGTCGCGCTGCCAGGTGCTGGAGATGCTGCAGGGGGAGCTGAACAATGCCGACCAGCAGAAACAG atcctcacggCTCAGTTCCGCCAGATGGAGCAGGAGCTGGCTGAGGctggcaggcagagggaggaggagagacagcagtGGGCTGGGTGGTCCAGCCAGGCCGAGGCAGAGCTGGTGGCCCTCCGAGCCAACCTGGAGGCCTCCGAGCGGGACAGAGCAGCCCAGCTAGCCAGTCTGGAGGCCTCCGAGCGGGACAGAGCAGCCCAGCTAGCCAGTCTGGAGgcttcagagagagacagatcaacCCAGATGGAGGACCTGACAGTGAAACTGGAGTGGGCCACTAGAGAGCGGGAGGAAGTGACCAACAGAGAAGTAGCCAGGTTGGAGAAGGAGCTTGCTGCCTTAAGAGAGGAGTATGGAGAGGGGCAAAGGGCAGGAGAGGCCCTGGCTGAGTTGTTGACAGGCCTGCGCTCTCTGGCTGGAGAGGGGGCCGAGGAGGACATCCCTGTACCCACCGACCCGGCCCTGTGCCTGGGTACACTGGAGGCCCAGCTGGAGAGGCTGAgggtggagcagagggagagcgaggaacGCTGCGCCCAGGTCACCCACACCATGGAGACATTGCAAG AACAACTGGATAAGCGCACCGCAGAAGGCGAAGAGGCAGTTGCTAGGATACAACAGCTGGAGCAGCAAATTGGAATG GCTGCTCGTGAGTCATTGGCCCAGTGTGTGACTGACCCGGCTGTGGAAGACGTGACTGATGCTGAAAAGG CCCAAATATTGGCTCTGGAGCAGCAGCTATTGGAGAAAGACCATGAGTTGGCTGCCCTGCGAGAGAGTCTTGTGCTGGCTGAAGAGCGGGGCTCAAATGATGCATTCAAGGTAATCTCTGATCAGATTCTAGACCAGCGTGTGGACACTGCCATGGCCCCCTGCGACAGTCCTACAGTGCTGCCAGACCTCTTAGAAGACACACGAGAGGAGGACACCACCCTGGTGGCAGAGGATAGGTCAAGCCTGTCAGTCTCCGCTGATAACGAGAGCAGTCCAGAGCTCATTGAATCCCAGTCTGACTCTCCCGGAGAATCTAAGGGGGCCTCCTCTGATGAGATGGTCACGAGCAGTGACTCCGAGGTGGCCCACAGCAGCTGGACCCTCCTAGAGGCTGTGAACCAAGATGAAGGTCAGCAGTCGCCTCCCATACTGCAGGGCTTTGGCCAGCTCCAGATGCAATCCTGGGAAGAGAACAGCTCGGAGCAGGAAACATCCACAGTCCAGGTGGAGTCCTCATCAGTCATCATCCGTGAGACTGTGCAGGTGCACCTCAAACAGCAGGGGGTGACCCTCTCTGACTCTGCCCCTGGACAGGTGTTTGCCCAGGCCCTGGCAGATGAGATGCAGAACAGGTACAGTGAGCTCATGGCTGAGCTCCAGAGATTGAGAGAGGCTGCCTCAGAGTCACAGGAGAGAACCCAAGGCCTTGAGGAAGAGATTCGGTCCCTGGCAGCTGCCAAGGATGAGGCAGAGTCCCAGGCCCAGAGATATGAGGAAGAGCTCCAGTCAGCCAGGTCAGAGATGGACACGGTGGCCCAGCACAGTGGCTCTGAGTTGGAGAGGCAGAGCATGGTGATGCATCTCCTGGAGGAGCAGCTGGACAGCCTGCAGACAGAAGGCAGCTCCAAAGAGCAGAAGATCCAGGCCCTGCAGGCAGACCTGGACGAGGCTCAGCGCTCTCTCTCTGAGCAGGAGGGCCAGGCCAGGATGCTGAGCACCCAGCTGGAAGAAGGGGAGATCACTTCCTCTGAGCTGGAGCAGAAGCTCCAAGACATGGAGGCCAGCTTGCTGGAGTTCTCTCAGGCTAGGGACATGGCCAAAGCTGTACTGTCTGAGAGGGACACTGAGATTAACGAGCTGCAACTGCGTATTACCCAGAAAGAGCAGGAGATGATGGAGCTGAGCAACGGCTTGTCTGCCAAACTGCTCCAGACCGGTGAGGAGATGTTCCTGATGAGCACAGAGGTCAAGAAACTGAATAAGCAGATATTTGAGCTTGAGAAAGCTGGAGAAAATGAGAAAGCGACAGGGGAGAGTCATGTAGAGGATAGTGATGAGCTCACTAGTTTGCGAAAGGACAAAGAGGATCTGACAACCCAAGTGGCCACCATTAAAAAGAGGTTGCAGGCAGCCCTGGTGCAGCGCAAAGAGCTGATGAAAAAAGTTGCAGAGTTTGAGAAAGAGGCAGATCAAAGGAAAGGACAAGTAGGGAAAGCAACGGAGGAAGCCCCTGCAAGTGTACCAGCTTTAGAAAAATACAGAAAACAAGAGGATATGGCAATTGAAACTACTCTCGAAGAGTTCAGACAAGACTTGAGGTCCAAAGAAGAGGTCTTGGAAGTTTTGGAACAGAAAATCAGCCAGCAGGATCAGGTTCTGGAAGAAACACTTGAAATGACCAGAAGGCTGAGTGAGGGAGCTCAGCAGACTCCAGAGGCTGACACCTCATCTGAAATCACTGGGTTGCAGTCCCAGGTGGCCTCACCGGAGTCAGATTGCGAAACACTGCAAAAGAAACTCCAGGAGGCCCAGGACTCTCACAAAGAAACCATCCGCATGGCCAAAGAAAAGGACAGGCACCACCGCGAACAGCTTAAACAACAAAAGGAAGAGTACAATGGGCTGTTGGAGCGTTTGGAGGAGCAGGTTGGTGAACGAGATGAGCTGTTGACTAGACTGAGCGAGCTCGAGGAACTGCAGGCACAGAAAGAGGTGAGCACAGAGAAGGAAGTACATGCCGAGCTGGAGACCAACGCTGCAGTGGAGAAGATTGAGAAGCCAGCTGCAGGAGATTGGGTCCAGGAAGACTGGGTGGAATTTTCAGCTCCTGAGAATgaagcacaacaacaacaaggtgATAAACCCATTACCAATGCCGAGGAACCCTCTCAGCTACTTTCAGCTGACATTGAGGCCTCATTACAAGCTCTGAAAGAAGAGGTCCAGGCTGAGAAGGCATCTTGTACAGAGTTGGAGGGCCAACTGCAGGAGAGTCAGGCTAGCCTGTCACTCAGGGAAAGTGAGCTTCTAGTGCTGGGCAAAGAGCTGCAGGccctgagagagaaggagagccaGATTGAACATGTCTATGAGGAGTTGGAGGCTCTGAGGGAGAAGTGTCTCCAGGCTCAGACCTATGCAGAAGCTGTGAAAGCAGAGTTGGAGGCTGCAGCCAAGGGAGCCGCATCAGACTCCGCTGAGTCCACCATTGCCGTCCTGCAGACAGAGGTGGAGGACTTCAAGCAGTTCCTGAGCAACAAGAACAATGAGATCATGGAGCTTAGCCAGCAGCTGGGTGAGCAAAGCTCCCTCCTCCAGTCTATGCAAGAGACAGTGTATGAGAAGGACCAGTCGATCGCCTCCCTGCAAGAAGGCCTGAGAGCAGAGAAGGAAAGGAGCCAGAGACTGGAGGCCGAGGTCCCCCAGAagcaggaggaagagaaaggCAGCGAGGCCAAGATCCTGCAGCTTCAGCAGAAGCTCAAAGCTGCCCTTATCTCCCGCAAAGAGGCCCTCAAAGAGAACAAAAGCCAGAAAGAAGAGTTGGCCTCCACTGAGAAAGTCATCACTGAACTGCAGCAGAGGATGGAGGCTAGAGAAGTCGAGCTGGAGAAGctgagagcagaaagagagaggctgaTAGAGGAGGTCGATCGGACCTTGGTGGAGAACCAGAGCCTTGGGGGATCCTGCGAGAGCCTCAAGCTGGCCATGGAGGGTATGCTGACAGAGAAAGACTTCTGTAAAAGAGAGGCAGAGTCTGCCAGAGAGGAGGCTGCCCGGGCATGCAGAGAATGGGAGGACAAGGTGCATGGGATGAAGGATGAGTATGAGACTCTGCTAAAGTCCTATGAGAATGTGAGTGATGAGGCAGAGCGTGTGAGACGTGTGCTGGAAGCTGCTAGGCAGGAGAGGAAGGAGCTTGTTGCTAGAGCCAGGACCCACGAGGCAGCCAAGCAGGAGGCTGAACGGCAGAAAGAAGAGGCCCAGAAAGAGGTGGACACTGTCAAAGACAAGATGAGGAAGTTTGCCAAGACCAAGCAGCAAAAAATCATGGATTtagaggaggagaatgagagacTCCGAGAGATGGATGAAAAGAAAGGAATAAGAAGAGAGGACAAGGCACTCAAAGGAGAACTTGAAAGACTCAAAGAAGAGTTTGAGGCTCTGAAAGCTGATTTGAATGCCACTACGGCACAGAGGGACTCCTTAGAACAGCAGGGTGTTGAGTTAAGGGAGCAACTAGCCCAAGAGCTAGAGAAAGGGGATATATTAGCCCCAGATAAAACCCCCAGCTCTGATGATGTAGTGGAGGAGACTATTGTTGCCCAGCAGCCTAGTACAGTCATGACTAAAACTACCCAAGAGCCAGTTAAGAGCCAGCCTCAGGACATAGAGCCACATAGTCAGGCCATAGAGTCTGAGGTAGCTCCACCTGAAACGCCCTCTGTTGAGGAGATGGTGAAGACCGAAATAACTGAAAATACACAGGCCCTAATTGATGAGAAATTGAGCAAAATGGAGGAAGCCCTacagtcagagagggaactgaggCAACAGCGCGAGGCTGAACTCACTGCCGAGCTGGCCTCTCTGGAGCAGCGCCTTCAGGAGACTAAAGAAAAggaacagacccagagagaggagccagTGAAGACGGACATGTCTGAAAGTGAACTGGCCACAATTGAGGGAAAACGGAGGGAAATGGAGGCAGCCCTACATTCAGAGAGGGAACCGTGGCAAGAGAGTGAGGCTGAACTCAAGGCTGGACTAGCCTCTCTGGAGCAGCTCCTTCAGGAGAGTAAAGTTAAGGAACAGAGCCTGATGGAGGAGAGCTCTAAAAGGGAAGCCCAACTCCAGGAGCTCCACAGCAGCCTGGAGGTAGAAAAGGACGACCTAGAGGAGTGTCTGATGAACCAGCTGGCCCAGCTGAATGGCAGCATCGCCGGCTACCAGCAGGACGCGGCAGATAGCCGGGAGCGCCTTGCGGAGCTGCAGCGGGAggtggagagactggagagggagCGGGCCGAACTGGAAGCCCTGGccgagagcgagagggaccgggcagccAGGCTGGAGGAGGACAAGAggcaggcccagagagagagggctgaggcAGAGGCCGAGTCAGGGAAacagaaggagctggagcagcagCTGAAGTCCGCCCAGAGGGTGAAAGAGGGCAGCCAGAGTCGGGCAAAGCAGCTGGAGGAGCTGCTGAGAGAGAAGCAGCTGGAGGTGCGCCAGATGCAGAAGGACTGCATCCAGTACCAGGAAAGGATCAGCGAGATGGCCAGGGAGGGCAAGGCTTTGCAACTGGGCAGCAACGAGGTCCACAAAGAGCTTGGGCAAGCCTATCTGGAGAGGACCAAAGTCACAGACGCTTTGAAGAAGGCTGAGGCTGAGCTATCTAGCTGCAAAGCCCAGCTGGTTGAGACCCAGACAGAGGCCAGCCAGGCCAAAGCTGAGAGGAGAGCCTGTGAGCAGACCGCTctacagagagaggctgagtTAAAAGCAGAAGCAGAGCAGAGCCTGGACTCTGTGAGGTTCAGGCTGGGAGCTGAGCTGAAGCAGATTGAGCTGAGGTTGGAGGAGTCTTAccgggagaaggagagagaggaggatgccacccgggaggcaaaaGAGCTGACTGACACCGCTGAGAGACAGGCCCAGCAGATGCAGGCCCGCCTGGATGAGTCTCTGGCCCGACTGGCTGCCTTCTCGCGCTGTATGTCCTCCCTGCAGGACGACAGGGACCGCGTGCTGGATGAGACCCGGCAGTGGGAGAGTCGCTTCAACAGCACCCTCCAGGGGAAGGAGGCCGAGGTGCGGGAGGGAGAGACCCGATCCAGAGATCTGGCTGAAAAGCTGCAGAAAGAGACCGCACAGAGAGAAGAGCTACAGCTTACAGTGGACAG ACTGCAGAAAGCAGACGAGCAGTGGCAGCTGAAATGGGAGCAGGAAGAGAAGAAGCTCCGTGAGAACCAAGCTGCCCTGGAGCAGGAGAGGGGAGAGCTTCAGAAGTCCCTAGCCCAGACCGTGACCTCCCTGGCTGACACTCGCGCCCAGCTGGCTTCCCTGGAGAGCGAGGCGGAGGGGCTCCGCCACAGAACCCAGGCCCTGGAAGAGGCAGTTGGGAAGCTGCAGGGAGAGACCAATGAGGTCAGGTCCCAGCTGAAGGAGAGGGAAGCAGAGGGAAGGAGGCTGGGCCTGAGCGTGGAACAACTGGAGACAGACCTGCGCTCTTCCAAGACCCTGACAGAGAGCCTGCAGACCACGCTgtgtgagaaggagaggagagaggtagagctgCTGGGGGAGAAGGAGCAGGCCGTGACAGAG GCTGCAGAGGAGGCCAGGAGGGAAGCTGACGCCAGGGCCCAGGAGGCTGAgaaggagctggaggagaggagagaggaggtgcggGGTCTGGAGGACCGGCTGCGGAaggcagaggaggagagcagcCACAGCAAAGCCAGGCTGGACGCCTTCACCAAGGCCATGGGCTCTTTACAGGACGACAGAGACCGAGTACTTGGCATGTACAAACAGCTGGAGGAGAAACATCtgcag gtgaTGATGGAAAAAGACGCTCTGATCCAGGAGGCTGCTGCGGAGAATAACAGTCTGAAGGAGGAGCTGCGCTCCCTATTGGTCCAGAGGGACGACCTCCACGCAGAGAAGGCCAAGCTATCTGCCCAGCTTCACGGCTACAGGGACGACCTTACCCAGGTCCTCACCATGAAGGAGTCCCAGCACAAGCAGCTCTTGTCCGGCCAGCTGGAGCGCATCACTAccctggagaaggagagagctgaGCTAGAGGCTAAGATCAAGAGCCTGGAGGGAGGGGAGGCTTTTGTTCAGGCGGTGGAGAGGGAGACACTCAGCCAGGCTGGTGATAGTGGAAACAGGCAGGTGAGAGACGCTCCCGGGGCGGAGGTAGAGAAGCTGAGGGAGCAGCTGCaggctgccagggcccaggtGGAGAGCCTGGAGGAGAGCCTTGCCAAGGAAAGAGAGGTGCAGGAGGCTCGGCAGAAGGAGCTGAAAGAACTGCGTTGGGAGGGAGGGGTGACGCGCACGGAATCGGAGACAGCGGCCGAGAGGGTGGCTGAGCTGGCCCGAGACCTGCTGAGCATGGAGCAGaggctgctggaggagagggaggtggccGGCCAGCTCCGGGCCCAGAACCAGGCGTTCGGCCAGGCCATGGCATCACTGCAGGGCAGCAGGGACCAGGCACTCAGCCAGGCCCAGGAGCTCAGCCTCAGACTGGAGGAGATGAGCCTGGTAGGGGGCCAGCAGACACCCACCACAGGCCATGGAGGATCCACTGCGGAGGTGTGGGGACTGAAGAACGCTCTGTCAGCCCTGCAGAACGACAGGGAGAGACTG TTGGAACAGCTCCAGCGGCAGCACTCAGAGCTCACTCGACTGGGAGGAGGAGAGCTGTCTAGACTCAGCCAGGagctagaggaggagaagaggagggctgATGAGATGGCGGACAGGATGAGGGAGCTAGACAACCTGAGGCAGAGGGAGAACCAGGAACTAGAAATTCTCAG gctGGAGCAGGTTGACTGGCAGGTCCAGGCAGAGCTCCTGAAGCAGCAGACCCTGGCCACCCTCTCAGACCGTGACCAGCAGGTGCGCCAGCTCGGTGCCATGTTGGAGGAGGCCCGCGCCACCAGGCCCAAACCACCGGAGGAACACCACCAGAGACAG ctCTCACATGTGTTTGAGGAGAACCGCCATCTCTCCTCCCAGTTCCAAGGCAGTTCCCAGAGGCTAGACGAGGCAGAGAGCCGCTGCACTGCCCTCCAGAGGCAGCTCCAGGAACTGCACGAAGACAACCGCAAG gGGACAGGGGAAGTGGACAGTGCCCCCGGAGCTCCTCAGCAGCACAGTGGCCTTTCAGAGAGCGAGAGCCTCAGGGTGGATTTTAAAGATCTCCAGCGCAG ACTGGATGAGGAGCAGCAGTATAGGGTGGCTGTGGAGGAGCAGCTAATGGCCGCCCAGGACCGCCTCAAACG GATCAACCAGGGTGAATGGCAGTCGGCCCATGAAGGGCAGTTCTCTGCTTCTGAGACAGCTGTCCTCATTGAGCCACCAGGAGGCTCTGTCACCCGA ATTCGGGGGAGCAACAGGCCAGGCCTGATGAGAATGCTGCGCGTGTCCTTCTGCTCTCGCCAGCGCACACCCCTGCTGGTGTCCCTCTACCTGCTCACCGTGCACGTGCTGCTACTGCTCTGCCTGGGGGGTTACGTTTAG